The Gemmatimonadaceae bacterium genome window below encodes:
- a CDS encoding protein kinase: protein MSVDLRDHLQQALTNAYSVERELAGGGMSRVFVAEERALGRRVVVKVLSPDLAAGVNVERFRREIQLTARLQHPHIVPILSAGEMDGLPFYTMPFVEGESLRIRLVRTGAMGVSQAVNIVRDVARALEFAHEKGIVHRDIKPDNVLLAGESATVTDFGIGKAIAESRVGEADEALTLLGVALGTPQYMAPEQIAADPAIDHRADLYSLGCVAYELLAGETPFAGRSGAAVFRAHLLEEPAPITAKRSDVHDSLCQLIAHCLAKDPALRPTSAREVLALLERVSTVAGSSATGAAIAREALTIAVLPFANVNADPESEHFADGLTDEVITDLSMLKMLRVTSRQSAMRLKGSDKDVRTIARELGTRFVLTGSVRRAGANLRVTAQLVDATSDAQVWAEKYSGTLDDVFDIQEKLSRHIVEALRLRLTPDEDQRMAERPIRDVRAYEYYLLARQQIWSFTRPSLERGLQLIRQAQAIVGESELLLAAEGLIYWQYVNVGLVPVERYDVYLQKADACAARMLELNPRSAKAHSLRGAVRMHRADPRGAMEDFKRALVFDRNDPEALLWLGYGYAVAGRVALGRALMERLQQVDPLTSINQTMFGIIAMLDGKYDEALCWTQRSVDVDPGNPTTRMMHAHALAANGRVDDARGLLHTVASEKPTMAWARLACAMAFALTGDREQVLTSITPDLRDAAATDDIFSWWMADCYALVGERDAALECVARMIDLGLFNYPFLAQYEPFIASIRAEPRFASLLEQARKQWDAFEP, encoded by the coding sequence CTCCCCCGACCTCGCCGCCGGCGTCAACGTCGAGCGCTTCCGCCGCGAGATCCAGCTCACCGCGCGGCTCCAGCACCCGCACATCGTGCCCATTCTCAGCGCCGGCGAGATGGACGGTCTTCCCTTCTATACGATGCCCTTCGTCGAGGGCGAATCGCTGCGCATCCGGCTCGTCCGCACCGGCGCGATGGGTGTTTCGCAAGCTGTGAACATCGTCCGCGACGTCGCCCGCGCACTGGAGTTCGCCCACGAGAAGGGCATCGTCCATCGCGACATCAAGCCCGACAACGTTCTTCTTGCGGGCGAGAGCGCGACCGTCACCGATTTTGGGATCGGCAAGGCGATCGCCGAATCGCGGGTCGGCGAGGCGGATGAAGCGCTCACCCTCCTTGGCGTCGCGCTCGGCACGCCGCAATACATGGCGCCGGAGCAGATCGCTGCCGATCCGGCCATCGATCACCGCGCCGACCTCTATTCGTTAGGCTGCGTCGCCTACGAGCTACTCGCCGGGGAGACGCCGTTTGCCGGCCGCTCCGGCGCTGCCGTCTTCCGCGCGCACCTCCTCGAGGAGCCGGCGCCGATCACCGCGAAGCGCAGCGACGTTCACGATTCGCTGTGCCAGCTCATCGCGCACTGTCTCGCGAAGGACCCCGCGCTCCGCCCCACCTCGGCCCGCGAGGTGCTCGCGCTGCTCGAGCGGGTCTCGACCGTGGCCGGCTCATCCGCGACGGGCGCCGCGATCGCGCGCGAGGCCCTGACAATCGCCGTGCTGCCCTTCGCGAACGTCAACGCCGACCCCGAGAGCGAGCACTTCGCCGATGGCCTGACCGATGAGGTCATCACCGACCTCTCCATGCTCAAGATGCTGCGCGTGACCTCGCGCCAGTCGGCGATGCGACTCAAGGGAAGTGACAAGGACGTGCGAACGATCGCGCGAGAACTGGGGACGCGTTTCGTGCTCACTGGCAGTGTTCGCCGCGCTGGCGCCAACCTGCGAGTCACCGCACAACTCGTAGACGCGACGAGCGACGCACAGGTCTGGGCGGAGAAATACAGTGGTACCCTCGACGACGTCTTCGACATCCAGGAGAAATTATCGCGCCACATCGTCGAAGCACTGCGCCTTCGTCTAACGCCTGACGAGGACCAACGGATGGCGGAGCGCCCGATCCGCGACGTCCGCGCCTACGAGTATTATCTCCTCGCGCGGCAGCAGATCTGGAGCTTCACCCGCCCATCGCTCGAGCGCGGCCTGCAGCTCATTCGCCAGGCGCAAGCCATCGTCGGCGAGAGTGAGCTGCTCCTCGCCGCCGAGGGACTGATCTACTGGCAGTACGTGAACGTCGGGCTCGTCCCGGTCGAGCGCTACGATGTGTATCTGCAAAAGGCCGATGCGTGCGCGGCACGAATGCTGGAGCTGAATCCGCGATCGGCGAAGGCGCACAGTTTGCGCGGTGCCGTGCGGATGCATCGCGCCGATCCGCGCGGTGCGATGGAGGACTTCAAGCGCGCGCTCGTCTTCGATCGCAACGACCCAGAGGCCCTTCTCTGGCTCGGCTACGGATACGCGGTCGCGGGACGGGTGGCGCTCGGGCGTGCGCTCATGGAGCGACTGCAGCAGGTCGATCCGTTGACGTCGATCAATCAGACCATGTTCGGCATCATCGCGATGCTCGACGGCAAATACGACGAGGCACTCTGCTGGACCCAGCGTTCGGTGGACGTCGATCCCGGAAATCCGACGACGCGCATGATGCACGCGCACGCGCTTGCCGCGAATGGCCGGGTCGACGACGCGCGTGGATTGTTACATACCGTCGCGAGCGAGAAGCCAACGATGGCTTGGGCTCGGCTTGCCTGCGCGATGGCATTCGCCTTGACCGGCGACCGTGAGCAAGTGCTCACGTCGATCACGCCCGATCTGCGCGACGCCGCGGCAACCGACGACATCTTCTCGTGGTGGATGGCGGATTGTTACGCGCTCGTCGGCGAACGCGACGCCGCGCTCGAGTGTGTCGCGCGCATGATCGATCTCGGCCTGTTCAATTATCCCTTCCTTGCGCAGTACGAGCCCTTCATTGCGTCCATCCGCGCCGAGCCACGCTTCGCCTCGCTGCTCGAACAGGCGAGGAAGCAATGGGATGCGTTCGAGCCATAG